One window of Mangrovibacterium diazotrophicum genomic DNA carries:
- a CDS encoding RNA polymerase sigma factor codes for MLQDLDEKEWFALVFDKHYDYIRNYLYYLSGDIVLAEDLSQDVYLQIWEERTKINRDTVRSYLFTVAKNLYFKYYRRQNVKLNFVNSLAKEDNNESPEFILELKEFDRRLQLVLAEIPDKTRAIFLMSRIDSMSYKEIAVNLEISEKAVEKHMTKALKILRTKMDRKL; via the coding sequence ATGTTGCAGGACTTAGATGAAAAAGAATGGTTCGCGCTTGTTTTCGATAAGCATTACGACTACATCAGGAATTACCTGTATTATCTTTCCGGGGATATTGTGCTCGCTGAAGATTTGAGCCAGGACGTCTACCTCCAAATTTGGGAAGAAAGAACCAAAATCAACCGCGATACCGTTCGCTCCTACCTTTTTACGGTTGCTAAAAATTTATACTTCAAATATTACCGAAGGCAGAATGTAAAACTCAATTTTGTCAATTCACTTGCAAAAGAGGACAATAACGAGTCGCCTGAATTTATTCTGGAGCTAAAAGAATTTGATCGAAGGCTTCAACTCGTACTTGCAGAGATTCCGGATAAGACCAGGGCAATCTTCCTCATGAGTCGAATCGACTCCATGAGTTATAAAGAAATAGCTGTAAATTTGGAAATAAGCGAGAAAGCGGTTGAAAAGCACATGACCAAAGCCCTGAAGATATTACGAACCAAAATGGACAGAAAACTTTAA
- a CDS encoding DMT family transporter yields the protein MSFEISKLIFQAFGDRRMLFCLFVESLIRYSWKPGVMGNKVHLCSMTQKSFFSNTVFLAIVACLLWSSAFVGVKIGLKYHSPFQFAGVRFMISGLLIMMYFNNRKSYWGQLKSSWKFIAKVAALQTVLIYMLFYSGINLLPASVSAMIIGSSPLFISLVSHFTLHNDKMDWLKSISIIFGVVGVALITFSRSSLPVGQQISLLGVLLLLCNNLVSGFANVLVTKKPKELSPVVLSSASLFFGGVALVFISIPIEGYGLKAVSVEYFVSLGWLSFLSAAAFAIWFTLLGRPGVKVSELNTWKFLIPVSGAILSWLIMPDEEPELVSIIGMLVIASSLLVMNYSNRRNNRIAAGKR from the coding sequence ATGTCATTTGAGATATCGAAGTTGATTTTTCAGGCTTTTGGAGACAGGCGTATGCTCTTTTGTCTTTTCGTGGAAAGCCTGATTCGTTATTCGTGGAAACCGGGGGTAATGGGAAATAAAGTGCATCTTTGCAGCATGACTCAAAAATCATTTTTTTCAAATACCGTTTTCCTGGCGATTGTGGCCTGCTTGCTTTGGTCTTCCGCCTTTGTTGGGGTTAAAATTGGCTTAAAATATCATTCGCCTTTTCAGTTTGCGGGTGTACGGTTTATGATTTCGGGTCTCTTGATTATGATGTACTTCAACAACCGGAAGTCGTATTGGGGGCAATTGAAAAGTAGCTGGAAATTCATAGCCAAAGTAGCGGCTTTACAGACAGTATTGATTTATATGCTCTTCTATTCCGGTATTAATTTGTTGCCGGCTTCGGTTTCTGCCATGATTATTGGTTCATCTCCTTTATTCATCTCGTTGGTTTCCCATTTCACACTACACAACGATAAAATGGATTGGCTGAAAAGTATCAGCATCATCTTCGGTGTGGTGGGCGTCGCGCTGATCACTTTTTCTCGTTCGAGCTTGCCGGTGGGGCAGCAGATTAGCTTATTGGGTGTTTTGCTGTTGTTGTGTAATAACCTGGTTTCCGGTTTTGCCAATGTTTTGGTGACTAAAAAGCCCAAGGAATTGTCGCCTGTTGTATTAAGTTCAGCGTCCTTGTTTTTCGGTGGCGTAGCTTTGGTTTTTATTTCGATCCCAATCGAGGGATATGGATTGAAGGCCGTCTCTGTTGAGTATTTCGTTTCGTTAGGCTGGCTGAGTTTTCTTTCAGCCGCGGCTTTTGCGATTTGGTTTACTTTGCTTGGTCGGCCGGGAGTGAAGGTATCTGAATTGAATACCTGGAAATTCCTGATCCCGGTTTCGGGTGCCATTTTGAGTTGGTTAATAATGCCCGATGAAGAGCCGGAGCTTGTCTCTATCATTGGTATGCTGGTGATTGCTTCATCGCTATTGGTGATGAACTACTCGAATCGAAGAAATAACCGGATAGCAGCAGGCAAGAGGTAA